The sequence below is a genomic window from Candidatus Poribacteria bacterium.
CAAGCCGATTTTAATCGAAACAGAATTCCCACCCCAGAGCAAGCCAAGCAACAATACCAACGCGATAATCTTGGCACTCGGTTGGTCGGCTGCGATTTTAGATTTTCGATCCATTTCTCCTCGCGCTTCTTGCTTCTACGTTCCACATTCTAAGCCACGCTTCAGGTTGGACACACCATGCAAAACGTAAGAAGATCAGAATCGCAGGAACGGTCCCAGCCTTCTCTTCCAACCCCTAGTCATCTATCACCTAAATTTTTCTCAATCATAGTTACTTGGTCGGTGGTCACCAAGCAGCCGGCGTTGCCGCGGCGTTGCATGCGCGAGAATCGCTTCGTCAAACTGAAACTTGTTGAGATAGGGAGGAAACTTCTGTGTAATCATCCGCTTCGCGTAATGCACCTGCAATAGATACCGGTCCTGATCGCTCGTATTCGCCGAACCACGGTGCCATACCTCGCTTCGGAAAACAACGACATCGCCGGCATTACACAAGATACTGTGATCCCCAACACCCTGATACTCAACATCGCCGTTTGGGCTGCGTCCCGCCCGATGGCTCCCCGGAATGAACTTTGTCGGTCCCAATTCTTCGTACAGGTCATCAAGATAAAAATGGGCGGTGGTGATAAAAATTGGAACCTTCACCCGCGGATCCGCCAACACCTCCGCCGGCAGGCTGATCGGCAGCCAATCGGTATGTAAGTTCTGATCAGGACGCCCGGGCCCCGTAGTCCACGCTGTCATTCCAATAACGTGGCAATCCTCACCGTGGATCGCTTCCCCCAATTCAATAATCTCCGGCTTATCAAGATATTGTAGAAAAACCACATCCCGATTGAAGGCATTATTGATGTGTTTATTGAGAAAACCGCCGTTCTCCGGGGTGTTGTACCTATCGAAACTTTCCGGTATCTGCGTCAACCGATCCATGGCATCTCGCAGTTCAGCAATTTCCTCCGCGTTAAGGACCCCAGGGAAATAGACAAAGCCATCTTCCTCCACAGCTTTGACTCGACCTTCTAAATCTGGATATGCAACAAGTGGTAACGCTTTAGCCATCTATCCATTCCTCCCAGCTAGAGTAGTAGACACGCTCAGCGTGCCGTAATCAGTGTGCTAACTTGCGTTAATATGAATAAAATCATAACCAACAATTGTTGCTGATTTTAGCGACTCCACAGCGGCATGTCAACATTTTTTTGGGGACACGGCACCAAAGTCCATCTCTTGAAATGCCCCCTTAATCCATGATCCCAATACTCTTGAGATAAGTCACAGACTGTTCCATTCGTGACTGTACCCCTGCCTCATCGATATCCTCACCCTCAATCCCTTCCAACTCCATCGCGCAGGGACCATAGAATCCAGCATCGTTCAAGATCTGAAACACACCTTTGAAATCAACCACACCCTCACCGAGCGCTGGAAAGTGCCACGTCCGATACCCACCGTTGGTATCTTTGAGGTGCACGGCACCGACATGCCCGATAATTTTCCTAAGCTCCTCGACGGCGGTAACGTCATGGTTGTAGAAATAGACGTTGCCGGTGTCGAAGTTAATACAGATATTCGGGTGGTCAACCCCCTGCATCGTCTCAAGCGCGACATCTGCGTTGTGCGCTAGATCGAGATGCGTTTCCAGACAAACCTTGATCCCCAGCGGTGCGGCACTTTCACCAATCTGTCTCAACCGTTCATAGATGATATTTCGATCATGGTCCCCGCCATGGGCGCTAGTAAAGATGACCTTCACGCCGATTTGGTCTGCAGCGTCCAAGCATACCTGAAAGTCCGAGACGACGTTTTCATCCTGAACATTGCAACCCGCAGCAACGCTAGTCGCTGTGAGTCCGTGGGACTTCAACTCCGCCAGCACGTTATCGACATCTCCCGGCGCAGGCGCAGCGATCTCAACGTTCGTCAACCCAATCTTCGCAAGATGCGCATACGCACCGTCGTGATATTGCCCATAGCTATTCAAATTACATGCGATGATATTTTGCATATTATGTCTCCTGATAAAAAATTCACACCCCGATCACGAGTCGTCCTCCAACACCCGTCGGAGAAAACCATCATTATCTTCCAATAATGCAACCGCTTCCTCTCGATTAATCCCTCTCACAAGCATGACAATCGCGGTTTTCGCACTGCTATCGGCGCGCTCCAATGCGGTTTGCGCCGTCTCATAATCCACCCCCGCAATCTCCATAATCATACGTGCCCCCCGATCAATCAGTTTTGCGTTTGATGCTTGAATATCAACCATTAAGTTGTTGTAGACTTTCCCGATCTGGATCATCGAAACAGTGGTGAGGGTGTTTAGTACCAATTTCGTCGCTGTCCCAGCTTTGAGTCGTGTTGAACCAGTGATAATCTCCGGCCCCACAACGGGCACAATAAAGACATCTACAAATGCCTTCAAGTTATCAGCGGGTGGGGTGCAGCACAGGAAAATCGTCTTGGCACCGATTCGATGGGCTTCCTTCAATGCGCCAAGCACATAAGGCGTGCGACCGCTAACAGCAATGCCGACCACTACATCCTGATCGGTTGCACCGTGATCGCGGAGAGCTTGTGCCCCGGCGTCAGGTTTATCTTCCGCAGCCTCAACAGAGCGACGCAACGCCCGGTCCCCACCGGCAATAATTCCCTGTACCATACTCGGCGGCGTGCTAAACGTCGGTGGACATTCGGAGGCATCAAGGACACCAAGTCTACCACTTGTCCCCGCACCGATATAAAAAAGCCGTCCACCTTGCCGAAATGCTTCTGTGATGAGTGCTATCCCCTGCGCAATCGAACCAGATTCGGCTTCGACAGCCGCAAGCGTTCTCCGATCTTCCTCATGAAAAATCTGCAACACCGCTTCGATCGATTTCAGGTCAATATCAGTCGAATTCGGGTTTCGTTGCTCTGTGATAAGTTTCGAGAGATCGTTTAACATCACATCCGCCTGTAAACATCTTTGACCTACTCCCAACCCTCAAGGATTGGGATTCTCGCATTGCTTTGAGAATATCCGTCTCCCGTATAGACACACNNNNNNNNNNNNNNNNNNNNNNNNNNNNNNNNNNNNNNNNNNNNNNNNNNNNNNNNNNNNNNNNNNNNNNNNNACGCAAAACCGTGCTAAAGCAATCTGTATCCAAAGCACAAATGCTTGGGCTTTAGACCTAAAGGATTTTTTGGTAAGTACCGAGATGAATGGGCTGCCAACCCCGCTATTGCCCCAACATCTGCTTGGCAACTGCAATCTCATCTTGAAACTGGGGCAAATCTGCCGCCCGTTCTAGGAAGAGATCCAAATACCGTTTCATCGTGAGACGGTCGCCCCGCTTTTCGTACATCCGCGCGAGGTGATAGTATATCTCCGTATCCTCCGGGTTAAGCGATCGAGCCTGTTCGTATGCACGGATTGCGAGATCAACCTGTTCCGTCTCCTGATAGGCGTGTGCGAGGTTATAATGGGCGTCTGGATCACTCTCATCTAATGCAATGGCTTGCTGATAATAGCTTATCGCCTCCTCAAATTGATCGCGCGCATGATAAGCACCCGCCAGATTGAAGTATGCATCTTGAAAGGTTGGATCCGCTTCAATTGCCTTGCGATACGTTTCGATCGCCTTACCAAACTGATCCGCGGTGTCATAAGCATAAGCCAGATTGTTGAGGAAAGCTGGATTTTCGGGAGAGAGTTCAGTCGTCTTTTCAAATGCTTGAATTGCTGGATCCGTTAGCTGCATGTCTATGTAGACCAAACCGAGCGCGTTATGCACCTGCGCGTTCTGCTCATCAATCGCCAACGCCCCCTGAAATTGCTCAATCGCTTTCTCATATTCGCCCATTTCGTGGTACACTTCGCCAAGTTCCAGATAGCCCGTCGGATCTTCCGGCGTGAGTGCCATTCCCAGCCTAAGTCGCGTCGCCTCACGACTCAGTTCCTCTTTTCGCTCTGGTTTCTTCTCGGCAGGTTGGCAACTCAAATAGAGGGCGGAAAATAGGAGAAAAACCGGAAGTATTTTCATCTGTGAAACCTCCGACGCGATAAACATTAGAAATTCCTTGCGAATTTAATTATAGCAGAGCCACCCACAGTGTCAACGACTTTCTGCAAGGAGAAAATTCATTGAGATTTAGTCCGCGTTATGCTACTATTATAACCCAAGTTGCTAGGGCGTGTTGACATTTTGAAGCTGTTCATTCGGCAAACGCTCTAATCATCAGACAATCTGACAAATGGAGCGCAAACTGTTAGCTTGCAACAGGGGATCTCAATCTAACAGATCGGGGTACAAAAATAGAGTAGGTCGAGATTCATATCTCGACAAAATACACAGCGTGGCGGGAAACAAGCCGGGGGCATTGAGCCAAAACTATCGCGCAATGTGCTAGGGGGTGTCGATTTTGGAAAATCGACCTACAGAAATCCGAAGCTATCTCTGATATGCGAACAAAGGGTTGGGAGATCCAACCCCTACGAAGGGCATGTGCCTGTGTGCCCCCTTGATTGTCTGATTACGATGAAATGTCAACAGAACCTATGTCGTAGCATACTGCTTAAAGTCCGATCCTATTCGGAAGGAACCCCGTGCATAGGATTCATCAATTCAATCAACCAATGAACTAATGAATCAATGAACTAATTAGGGGAGAGAGACGAATGAAAAAACAACTGTATCTCATTGGCGGTATCGCAGGGGCAATCTTGCTCCTACTTGTCACCATTATGAGTTACTACATATTCAAATTTAAGAATAACTTTGAAGCAGAACAGGAAAGTCGGATTACTTACGAAAAAAAGGCTGAACAGTTACAAAATGAATTGACGACAACCCAAGCAGAACTTGAAGCAAAGAAAAACAAGATTGATCTCCTAGAGAACACAATCGACGAGGTACAAGAACGTGCAACCAATTTGAATGAAGCCAAAGCAAAAGCAGAAGCGGAGGCGACGAAACTTCTTGCAGAGAAGCAACGTAGACAAGAGGAACTAAAACGGAAAGAGGAAGAATTCCGAGATCTCCGCGGGGAACTCCAAAAAGAAATCGAAGCGAAAGAAATTACTATCACCATGCTCCAAGGACAATTAACCGTCAACCTAATGGATAAAATTCTCTTCGATTCCGGAAAGGCCGACCTTAAAGCTGATGGAAAACGTGTCTTGGACAAGATCGCTCAGACTTTCTTAAACCGCTTTCCGGATCGAGAGATTCGCGTTGAAGGGCATACGGACAACGTTCCGTTCAGAGGTTCAGTCTTAAACAATTGGGACCTATCCACGCAACGAGCGATCTCGGCTGTTCGCTATCTACAAACGCGTGCGGGTGTGGATCCCGCCCGTTTGGCAGCGGTTGGATATGCCTACTACCGTCCAATCGATACAAACAAAACCCGCAAAGGCAGAGCGAGAAATCGTCGAATCGAAATTATTGTGAGGCCCCCGAAAGAAACGGAGGCACAAGAGTTTTAGTCCTGTTGTTCCGTAGCTACATATCGAGTGTCTTCACCCGGCAGCCCCAAAGAACTATAGTGGATCTCAGAATTAATGAGACATTCCAAACCGGTGCGGTTAGGAAACCGCACCTACCGGCCCCGATAAATCGAGACCGCTGCACAGAGGGGCGAAAGCGTCTATTTATTTTTAGAATTCACCATAATTAACTAATCGCTTTCACGTTTTACGCATCACGTTTCACGCTCATTGCGTTTTGCACTTTCTTTTGACCCAAACCAAAAGGAGATTCTATCGATGTCAACGAAGTCACCCGTTAAATTTGGGCATCAAGAACACACCCAGTTTATGGAGGAGGGGTACGTGAGACTCGGACACCTCCTATCAAGTAAAGAACTAGCCGCGTTGCAGCAACGAATTGATGACATTATGCTGGGCCTTATACCTTACGACAATATGCGCTTTCAACTCGATAGTACCACCGGCATCTACCGCGAGGCACCTCCGGAAAGTATAGGCCACAAGGGCGCGACACTCCAATACCGGAAGATTATGGACCTTGAACAAGACCCCTTGTTCCTCTCCTACATGCAGCATCCGCTGCTACGAGACATTACACGACGTTATATCGGTGAGGATGTTTCAATCTACCGGGCGATGTTCATGAATAAGCCTGCCAATCAAGGCACAGTCCTGCCGTGGCATCAAGATGTCGGAGTCGGCTGGGGACTGGATCGCAACCCTATCATCACCGTCTGGATGGCGTTAGACGACGCAACAGTCGAAAACGGCTGCATGCAAATCGTGCCCGGTATCCATAAACATGGTGTGATAAATGAGGGACATTTCGCTACGGAAGCGGAGGCAGAAAAATACCAGTTGGAGGAGAATGCTATTGATTTGGAAGTGGAGGAGGGCGAAGTCGTCCTGCTGAATAACCTCCTACTCCATCGTTCCGGGGTAAATCCCACCGGCAAACAGCGACGCGCATTCAGTGCAGCCTATATGGAGGCAGCGACAAAACATGTGGGAACGGGTCAGACGTTCCCAGTGATTTTCGGTAAAGATTCACTAAAGCCATCTGAATGTTGATCTAAGCCATCGAAGGAGAACGAAAATGCCAACAGCGGCACTCATCACCTTGGGATGCAAGGTGAACCAATACGACACACAAGCGATGCAGGAGATCATACTTCGTAACGGATATACCGTTGTGGGGGAGAAAGACCCCGCGGACGTTTGCATCATCAATACCTGCACCGTGACCAATGCCGCAGACCAAAAAGCCCGTCAAGTCATCCGGCGAGCGGTTCGGAAAAATCCCGACACCGAAGTCCTCGTCACGGGTTGTTACGCTGAGAGTGATCGGGAGGCAATTGAGGCGATTCCGGGCGTCTCGCTCGTCTTCGGCAATCGTGAAAAGGCGGATCTTCAGCAGTATCTAGATTTGGTTCACAAATCATGGGAGAAAAAGGACCGCTCACCGCTGTTGCAGATCGAGCCTGTCCATCACGACGCCGTTCGGGAACACGCGAATTTCAGTATATCAGTGAGCGAAGCGGGCAGGCATACACGTGCACTCATCAAGGTACAGGACGGGTGTAGCGCCTTCTGTACCTACTGTATCATCCCCTATGTCCGGGGACGTATGACGAGCCGTCCCTTACCCGACATCGTGCAAGAAGCGAAACAGATCGCCGCAAATGGATACAAGGAAATCGTTATCACCGGCGTGCATCTAGGGGCTTATGGACTGGATATCGGTCGTCAGATAACCATTGCAGACATTCTAGAACACATTCACCCAATTGATGGGGTTGAACGCATCCGCTTCAGTTCCATCGAGGCGATGAATTTCCCACCAGATCTGGTTGATCGGATGGCAGCGCTGTCCAAGTGTATGCCTCACTTCCATCTGCCGTTACAGGCTGGCAGCGATAAAATTTTGCGCCAAATGCGCCGCCACTATACGCGCATACAATTCTCGCGCCTCGTCGAAAAACTACGCGCCTCGTTCCCGGATGTGGGAATCACCACCGATGTCATGGTCGGTTTTCCGGGCGAAACCGATGCCGATTTTGAGGAGTCGCTTCAATTTGTTGAAGAGATCGGTTTCAGTCAGTTACACGTTTTCCGCTACTCACCCCGACGTGGCACTCCCGCAGTGGATTACGCGGATCACGTACCACCCCACGTCTCAGCCGAACGCAGCAAAGCGATGATCGCGTTAGGCAAACGACTCGGACTTGAATTTCGGAAGGCTATGCTAGGCAAGACGATGAACGTATTGGTTGAGGACAGCCGCGAAGGCGCGGAGGGGCATCTAGCGGGATTCACAGAGAATTATCTGCGGGTACTGATGGATGTTCCCAACTCAGCCGTGAACGAGATTTTGCCGGTGAAGTTGATGACGTTGGAGGGTGAGTTTATTCGGGCGGAAACAACTAACGCATCATTCAACTCAAATCTGTGAGGCGAACTCATCAAGCATCTGACGGATATTGCGTGCAGCGCCAACAATGAACAAGGGGGCTAAGGCACCCCGCCCGTGCAGCGCCTGAAGTAGGCGGTCAATCTGAATCATGCGGGCTTTCGCGGTGCGGCATTTGGGCCACCGTTCAACGAACTCACGCGCCGGCCTCGGATTACCGGTTCTCAAGGACCTGGCACTTTTACGCCATGCCTGCCATCTAAAGCTGTGTCCACAGCTTGCACACTCCAGTCTTTCATCTCGCTTTTTCAGACTTTTGCGGTAATCCCGCCATCGGCGTTTGTAGCCGCACACAGCACACTCGATATTGCCGTGCACATGAAACGCGACTGCTTGGCATTTGGGGCATTCTATTTCAGGGCGAGACCGGCGGTGTCTGACGACTTGCTCTTTCGACTCAAAAACGGGTTTGCGTATCATCAGACCGCAGCGAGGACAAGGCAGGCGGACGCGGGCTTTCACCGAGCGATGGTAGGCTTTTCGATCCCACCGTTTACCGCAAGAGCACCACAACTCCTCTGTTCCACTCAACAAGTTATGACAGTCAAAGCAGCGTGGACTCTCACGAAGGAATTCACGGCAGTCGCGCCAGAGTAGTCGCGCAGTACAATGCGGACAATGGAACCAGTTTTCGTGCGTACCACCGTCGCTAGCGTGAAATAGGGGATCAATTCGGCGCTTCACCTTTGTTCTGCATTGGGGGCAGGGGACCAATCCGTCTCGGTAAACATCGGCGACCGCTGCGATGTCCGCGCAGCGACCGTAGAGCTCCCAACCGACAGTCTGCAGCAGATCGTCATCGTGGAGACCTAACCGAGCAGCGCGGTAGAGACGACGAATCTTGATAGGTTTTACACGCGGAGACCACTTCATGATTCTTCTGGCTATACCTTCAAATCAAAGCCATTGGTTATCAACATAAACAGGAGATTGACCGCTCCCCGCTCTAAAGAACAGGGATTGTTTTGTTAGCAATTCCACATTCTCGTTCTTAGAGTTTAGCGTCTGNNNNNNNNNNNNNNNNNNNNNNNNNNNNNNNNNNNNNNNNNNNNNNNNNNNNNNNNNNNNNNNNNNNNNNNNNNNNNNNNNNNNNNNNNNNNNNNNNNNNNNNNNNNNNNNNNNNNNNNNNNNNNNNNNNNNNNNNNNNNNNNNNNNNNNNNNNNNNNNNNNNNNNNNNNNNNNNNNNNNNNNNNNNNNNNNNNNNNNNNNNNNNNNNNNNNNNNNNNNNNNNNNNNNNNNNNNNNNNNNNNNNNNNNNNNNNNNNNNNNNNNNNNNNNNNNNNNNNNNNNNNNNNNNNNNNNNNNNNNNNNNNNNNNNNNNNNNNNNNNNNNNNNNNNNNNNNNNNNNNNNNNNNNNNNNNNNNNNNNNNNNNNNNNNNNNNNNNNNNNNNGGTTTTAGGGCTAAAGTGGAGTTAGATAATAGGAGGAGCCGAAAAAAAGTAAAATAAAAAGCGTAAAACGCGAGGGATAGAACCCTGAACTGTTTTGCGCTTTACGCTTCATGTATACTAGTGCACTTTTGATTTTAAGCGACCGCTATTTTGTTGATGTCGTGTGCTAGGCGGGATTTCTTCCGATTTGCCATACCCTTCTTGATAATCCCTTTTCCCGCAGCGCTATCCAGATGGCTCGCCGCCTGACGATACAATTCCGCTGCTTGTTCCACCTCTCCGTCTGCAATCGCAGCCTCGGTTTGCTTCAGTACGGTTCTTAACGCAGACTTGCGCCGCAGGTTCCGATCTCTTTTCTTCTTATCTGCACGGACATGCTTCATACCAGAACTTCTAGTGGGCAATTCAACTCACCTCCATTCTTTATCGAATCCCATCTCGTGGAAAACA
It includes:
- a CDS encoding phytanoyl-CoA dioxygenase family protein gives rise to the protein MAKALPLVAYPDLEGRVKAVEEDGFVYFPGVLNAEEIAELRDAMDRLTQIPESFDRYNTPENGGFLNKHINNAFNRDVVFLQYLDKPEIIELGEAIHGEDCHVIGMTAWTTGPGRPDQNLHTDWLPISLPAEVLADPRVKVPIFITTAHFYLDDLYEELGPTKFIPGSHRAGRSPNGDVEYQGVGDHSILCNAGDVVVFRSEVWHRGSANTSDQDRYLLQVHYAKRMITQKFPPYLNKFQFDEAILAHATPRQRRLLGDHRPSNYD
- a CDS encoding sugar phosphate isomerase/epimerase, producing MQNIIACNLNSYGQYHDGAYAHLAKIGLTNVEIAAPAPGDVDNVLAELKSHGLTATSVAAGCNVQDENVVSDFQVCLDAADQIGVKVIFTSAHGGDHDRNIIYERLRQIGESAAPLGIKVCLETHLDLAHNADVALETMQGVDHPNICINFDTGNVYFYNHDVTAVEELRKIIGHVGAVHLKDTNGGYRTWHFPALGEGVVDFKGVFQILNDAGFYGPCAMELEGIEGEDIDEAGVQSRMEQSVTYLKSIGIMD
- the murQ gene encoding N-acetylmuramic acid 6-phosphate etherase; translation: MLNDLSKLITEQRNPNSTDIDLKSIEAVLQIFHEEDRRTLAAVEAESGSIAQGIALITEAFRQGGRLFYIGAGTSGRLGVLDASECPPTFSTPPSMVQGIIAGGDRALRRSVEAAEDKPDAGAQALRDHGATDQDVVVGIAVSGRTPYVLGALKEAHRIGAKTIFLCCTPPADNLKAFVDVFIVPVVGPEIITGSTRLKAGTATKLVLNTLTTVSMIQIGKVYNNLMVDIQASNAKLIDRGARMIMEIAGVDYETAQTALERADSSAKTAIVMLVRGINREEAVALLEDNDGFLRRVLEDDS
- a CDS encoding tetratricopeptide repeat protein, which translates into the protein MKILPVFLLFSALYLSCQPAEKKPERKEELSREATRLRLGMALTPEDPTGYLELGEVYHEMGEYEKAIEQFQGALAIDEQNAQVHNALGLVYIDMQLTDPAIQAFEKTTELSPENPAFLNNLAYAYDTADQFGKAIETYRKAIEADPTFQDAYFNLAGAYHARDQFEEAISYYQQAIALDESDPDAHYNLAHAYQETEQVDLAIRAYEQARSLNPEDTEIYYHLARMYEKRGDRLTMKRYLDLFLERAADLPQFQDEIAVAKQMLGQ
- a CDS encoding OmpA family protein; this encodes MKKQLYLIGGIAGAILLLLVTIMSYYIFKFKNNFEAEQESRITYEKKAEQLQNELTTTQAELEAKKNKIDLLENTIDEVQERATNLNEAKAKAEAEATKLLAEKQRRQEELKRKEEEFRDLRGELQKEIEAKEITITMLQGQLTVNLMDKILFDSGKADLKADGKRVLDKIAQTFLNRFPDREIRVEGHTDNVPFRGSVLNNWDLSTQRAISAVRYLQTRAGVDPARLAAVGYAYYRPIDTNKTRKGRARNRRIEIIVRPPKETEAQEF
- a CDS encoding phytanoyl-CoA dioxygenase family protein; translated protein: MSTKSPVKFGHQEHTQFMEEGYVRLGHLLSSKELAALQQRIDDIMLGLIPYDNMRFQLDSTTGIYREAPPESIGHKGATLQYRKIMDLEQDPLFLSYMQHPLLRDITRRYIGEDVSIYRAMFMNKPANQGTVLPWHQDVGVGWGLDRNPIITVWMALDDATVENGCMQIVPGIHKHGVINEGHFATEAEAEKYQLEENAIDLEVEEGEVVLLNNLLLHRSGVNPTGKQRRAFSAAYMEAATKHVGTGQTFPVIFGKDSLKPSEC
- the mtaB gene encoding tRNA (N(6)-L-threonylcarbamoyladenosine(37)-C(2))-methylthiotransferase MtaB, whose product is MPTAALITLGCKVNQYDTQAMQEIILRNGYTVVGEKDPADVCIINTCTVTNAADQKARQVIRRAVRKNPDTEVLVTGCYAESDREAIEAIPGVSLVFGNREKADLQQYLDLVHKSWEKKDRSPLLQIEPVHHDAVREHANFSISVSEAGRHTRALIKVQDGCSAFCTYCIIPYVRGRMTSRPLPDIVQEAKQIAANGYKEIVITGVHLGAYGLDIGRQITIADILEHIHPIDGVERIRFSSIEAMNFPPDLVDRMAALSKCMPHFHLPLQAGSDKILRQMRRHYTRIQFSRLVEKLRASFPDVGITTDVMVGFPGETDADFEESLQFVEEIGFSQLHVFRYSPRRGTPAVDYADHVPPHVSAERSKAMIALGKRLGLEFRKAMLGKTMNVLVEDSREGAEGHLAGFTENYLRVLMDVPNSAVNEILPVKLMTLEGEFIRAETTNASFNSNL
- the rpsT gene encoding 30S ribosomal protein S20, with the translated sequence MPTRSSGMKHVRADKKKRDRNLRRKSALRTVLKQTEAAIADGEVEQAAELYRQAASHLDSAAGKGIIKKGMANRKKSRLAHDINKIAVA